One genomic region from Streptomyces sp. NBC_01431 encodes:
- a CDS encoding sigma-70 family RNA polymerase sigma factor, translated as MTTPALPCSRDESITAWALAARGGDPEAVEHFIRALQRDVRRYVTYLGADPQAADDLTQDTFLRALGSLHRFEGRSSARTWLLSIARRTVVDSLRYAAARPRLSDTDDWQSAVERAQPQGLPGFDDGIVLADLLAALPDERREAFVLTQLLGLPYADAAQMSNCPVGTVRSRVNRARAALIERLRDAERPALVGVAA; from the coding sequence GTGACCACTCCTGCCCTGCCTTGCTCGCGCGACGAGTCGATAACGGCCTGGGCGCTCGCCGCCCGTGGCGGCGACCCCGAAGCCGTCGAGCACTTCATCCGCGCGCTCCAACGCGACGTACGCCGGTACGTCACGTACCTCGGCGCCGATCCGCAGGCCGCCGACGACCTGACGCAGGACACGTTCCTGCGGGCGCTCGGCAGCCTGCACCGATTCGAGGGCCGTTCCTCGGCCCGCACCTGGCTGCTGTCCATCGCCCGCCGTACGGTGGTCGACAGCCTCCGGTACGCCGCGGCGCGGCCCCGGCTCTCCGACACGGACGACTGGCAGTCGGCCGTCGAACGCGCCCAGCCCCAGGGCCTGCCCGGCTTCGACGACGGCATCGTCCTCGCCGACCTCCTGGCCGCCCTGCCCGACGAGCGCCGCGAAGCCTTCGTCCTCACCCAACTGCTCGGGCTGCCCTACGCCGACGCGGCGCAGATGAGCAACTGCCCGGTGGGGACGGTCCGTTCACGGGTCAACCGGGCCCGCGCGGCACTGATCGAGCGACTGCGAGACGCCGAGCGGCCCGCCCTGGTGGGTGTCGCGGCCTGA
- a CDS encoding GNAT family N-acetyltransferase — translation MALLVRPAPGELLSFADGLRQVYTEAFTAHPWQEDEAGADLYLARLARDIVRPGFTAALALDGDTVLGFATAWTTPDTFPSDRCYPQVSAALGPDRTADWLCGSREVDELAVAGRARGIGLGARLLDTVTIDRPDGQCWLLTSVHAEAAMRFYRGLGWTQATHPAPGGAGIAAFLGPRHPARTAATPAL, via the coding sequence ATGGCACTGCTCGTCCGCCCGGCACCGGGTGAGCTGCTGTCGTTCGCCGACGGGTTACGCCAGGTGTACACCGAGGCGTTCACAGCGCACCCCTGGCAGGAGGACGAGGCGGGGGCCGATCTCTACCTGGCGCGGCTGGCCCGCGACATCGTACGTCCCGGGTTCACCGCGGCGCTCGCTCTCGACGGGGACACTGTGCTGGGCTTCGCCACCGCCTGGACGACTCCCGACACCTTCCCGTCCGACCGCTGCTATCCGCAGGTCTCGGCGGCTCTCGGCCCGGACCGCACCGCCGACTGGCTGTGCGGCAGCCGCGAAGTCGACGAACTCGCCGTCGCCGGACGGGCACGCGGCATCGGTCTGGGAGCGCGACTGCTCGACACCGTCACCATCGACAGACCCGACGGCCAGTGCTGGCTCCTGACTTCCGTCCACGCCGAGGCCGCCATGCGCTTCTACCGCGGCCTCGGATGGACCCAGGCCACCCACCCCGCGCCCGGCGGAGCCGGGATCGCCGCCTTCCTCGGCCCCCGCCACCCGGCCCGCACCGCCGCCACCCCCGCACTCTGA